The sequence GCTTGAATTACTGGGCCATCAGCTAAAGGGTCAGAATAAGGGACACCTAATTCAATAAAGCTAGCACCATTTTTATCTAAAATTCTCAGTGCTGCTTCTGTAGTTTCTAAATCTGGATCGCCCGCAGTTATAAACGGAATTAAAGCACAAGTATTAGATTTTCTTAATTCTTCAAAACGTTGAGATATTGCAGTCATGTTATTAGTTGTTAGTTGTTAGTTGTTGATTATTAATAGTTAGGAGTGAGGAATGAGGAGTTATTCAATCTACCCCATCTACCCCCTCTGCCCCCCCTCTCTATTCTCTTATCCGAGCAGCTTTCGTACCGCATCTTCCACATCGGGCTGCCTAACTAAAGATTCTCCGACTAAAACGGCACGAGCGCCAGCTTTTTCGACGAAATCTAAATCATCAGGTGTATATATACCAGATTCGCTAATAACGGTAATTCCGAAACTTTGCAATTGCGATTTTCTTTGAGCAATCAATTTTTCTGTATTTGCTAAATCTACAGTGAAATTCTTGAGATTGCGGTTGTTTATTCCGACCAATTTTACGTCAGGAAGTCTTAACACTCTATCTAATTCTGAAGGAGTATGGACTTCTACTAAAGCTGTCATTTTCAAGCTGTGAATTACCCGCAAAAAGTCTTTCAACTGTACGTCGGATAAAATCGCTGCAATCAAGAGTACTGCATCAGCGCCCGCAGTTCTAGCTAAATATATTTGATATAAATCAACAATAAATTCTTTGCATAATAGCGGTAATTCTACGCTTTTTCTAACTCTACGTAGGTTGTCAAAGCTACCTTTAAAAAAACGACTGTCTGTGAGAACTGAAAGACAGGCGGCTCCCCCTTTTTCATATGCTTGGGCTATATTAACTGGGTCAAAATCTTCCCGAATAATTCCTTTACTTGGCGATGCTTTTTTTACTTCTGCAATTAAACTAGGACTGTGAGAATTATCTTGCAAAGCCTTTAAAAAATCTCTTACCTTTGGTGCATCTTTTAGTTGTTCTTGCACCTTAGCTAAAGGAGATTCCAATCGCATTTGAGCAACTTCTTGCCTTTTATGCAAGACTATTTCCTCAAGTATGTGTCGGGGCCTAGTTAGCATATGAATTCTATTGGTAGTTGTCACATTATTCATAATATTACTTCCTTAGAACGAGTAAGGCGAGCCTCTGTATATTTATTGCTAATACCTATAATTTATTTAGTAGCAGTTTGTTACCTTTATGCAATAATAAGCCCGTACCAATAATTCCTATGCCAAGCAAAGTTGAAGTATGCCCTGCTTCTGGAACTTTTTGGGGTACTGTAAACGAACCAGTTAATAAGGCTGTACCTGTAGTGCTAGGTTCTGTTGTTGCGTTTGGGTCAAAAATCGTATTTTCCGAAAGTGCTAAAGTCCCCGTTGCAACTTCAAACTTGCCTTCTCCACCCACAATAGTTGTAGTACCAGAAATCGATGTTGTAAGGTCTTCAAAGTTAGGTATAACAGTACCAGTAGTAGTTGCAAATAATTTATCGTCACCGCTACCAACAAATGTCTCAGTCAGAACTGGTAATCCTTCTATACCAAACAACGATACACTTCGGATTTATATGAAGATGTCTGGTTCGGGCGGCAGATGCTTAACAGTTAAGAGTTATCAGCAAGTAAACAATTGCTTATTAGTTACTGATAACTGTTAGTGATTAACTGTCTAAGTTACAGGTACCACTTCCGAATCTTCGGACTTCGTATATTTGTAAACGACGTTTTTAATCATTGCCAATCCAGCATCTCCAGCCAAAGTCATGATTGATTCTGGGTGAAACTGTACTGCTGCAATAGGCAACGTTTTATGTTCAACTGCCATAATCACATCGTCTTCTGACATTGCGGTAATTTTCAATTCTTGAGGAAATTTATCCTTGAGTGCAAATAAAGAATGATATCTACCAACTGTAATAGCTTCGGGTAAATCTTTAAACATTACCGAATCTGAGTCAGTAATATTAATCCGGGAAGGTTTACCATGTTGTGGATAATCTAAAACTCCTAATTCACCACCAAAAGCTTCAACAATGCCTTGCAATCCCAAACACACGCCGAAAACTGGGATATTACGACGCATACAAACTTTAACAGTTTGCTGAACTTTAAAATCACTTGGTTTTCCCGGTCCTGGAGACAATACAACTAAATCTGGATTTTCGGTATCAAAAACTGATTCATCAAATCCATGACGGAGTGTTTTTACGGATGCTCCAGTTTGACGCATGTAGTTCGCCAAAGTGTGAACAAAAGAGTCCTCGTGGTCGATTAATAAAATGCGTTTTCCAGCTTCTACATCGCCAACACAAGCAGTTAAAGACTTTGCATCGCATTTGGCGGTTTTTACTTTTTCCCCTGCTCGGCGAATAGTTTCAAAAGCTGCGGCAGCTTTAGTTAAGGTTTCTTGTTCTTCGGCTGCGGGGATCGAGTCATACAATACTGTTGCACCGACTCGGACTTCGGCAATTGAATCTTTGAGTCTAATTGTCCGTAAAATCAATCCCGTATTCAAATCGCCGTTAAAGCATAAGTAACCTACCGCACCACCATACCAGCGTCTGGCACTGCGTTCGTTCTGTTCGAGATATTCAATTGCTGATTTCTTCGGTGCCCCCGTTACCGTCACAGCCCAAGTATGAGTTAAAAAGGCATCCAAAGCGTCAAATTCTCGTCTTAGCGTACCTTCTACATGGTCTACCGTATGGATTAGATGACTGTACATTTCAATTTGACGGCGACCAATTACTCGTACAGAACCCGGTTTGCAAATCCGCGATTTATCATTGCGATCTACGTCGGTGCACATGGTTAATTCGGATTCATCTTTGAATGAATTAAGTAGCTGACGAATTTGCTTTTCATCATCGAGAGCATCCCTTCCCCGCGCTATAGTACCGCTAATCGGACAAGTTTCTACCCTTCTACCATCAACTCGAACAAAGATTTCTGGGGAAGAACCAATAAGGTATTCTCCACCTAAATTAAATATGAAGCCGTAAGGACTCGGATTAATTTGCCCTAAAGTGGTGAATAATTCTGAAGGTTTCGCTTCACTGGTTTGAGAAAAGTTTTGTGAAGGTACAACTTCAAATAAATCGCCACGGCGGAAGTAATCAAGGGCACCTTCTACCTGCTTGGCATATTCGCCTTTCTCATGATCTGAGGTACGCTCCTGAGTCAAGCGTTTACCTCTATA comes from Rivularia sp. PCC 7116 and encodes:
- the trpC gene encoding indole-3-glycerol phosphate synthase TrpC, with the protein product MNNVTTTNRIHMLTRPRHILEEIVLHKRQEVAQMRLESPLAKVQEQLKDAPKVRDFLKALQDNSHSPSLIAEVKKASPSKGIIREDFDPVNIAQAYEKGGAACLSVLTDSRFFKGSFDNLRRVRKSVELPLLCKEFIVDLYQIYLARTAGADAVLLIAAILSDVQLKDFLRVIHSLKMTALVEVHTPSELDRVLRLPDVKLVGINNRNLKNFTVDLANTEKLIAQRKSQLQSFGITVISESGIYTPDDLDFVEKAGARAVLVGESLVRQPDVEDAVRKLLG
- a CDS encoding anthranilate synthase codes for the protein MIEKQAYITSGGINVSRTVTEVEIDAALQDILFHLDSKRGGLLKSNYEYPGRYKRWAIGFVNPPLEIATRDKSFSIKALNERGKVILPMLLQRLSNHSQLAQVEITTASITGTIKRSQQFFAEEERSKQPSAFTVIRDILQAFYSDEDEHLGLYGAFGYDLVFQFEPISQRLQRADDQRDLVLYLPDELVVVDYYLQRAYRLSYEFEKGEATTQNLPRTGESIDYRGKRLTQERTSDHEKGEYAKQVEGALDYFRRGDLFEVVPSQNFSQTSEAKPSELFTTLGQINPSPYGFIFNLGGEYLIGSSPEIFVRVDGRRVETCPISGTIARGRDALDDEKQIRQLLNSFKDESELTMCTDVDRNDKSRICKPGSVRVIGRRQIEMYSHLIHTVDHVEGTLRREFDALDAFLTHTWAVTVTGAPKKSAIEYLEQNERSARRWYGGAVGYLCFNGDLNTGLILRTIRLKDSIAEVRVGATVLYDSIPAAEEQETLTKAAAAFETIRRAGEKVKTAKCDAKSLTACVGDVEAGKRILLIDHEDSFVHTLANYMRQTGASVKTLRHGFDESVFDTENPDLVVLSPGPGKPSDFKVQQTVKVCMRRNIPVFGVCLGLQGIVEAFGGELGVLDYPQHGKPSRINITDSDSVMFKDLPEAITVGRYHSLFALKDKFPQELKITAMSEDDVIMAVEHKTLPIAAVQFHPESIMTLAGDAGLAMIKNVVYKYTKSEDSEVVPVT